From one Halothece sp. PCC 7418 genomic stretch:
- a CDS encoding carbohydrate ABC transporter permease, protein MTIAQKQEATITTNTPPKPKLPKRKIALLIGILFVAVFCLAPALWQVLTSFKINDAIATVPNVYLPSFDQLTLDHYLNLFNRRPFLLYIFNSLFVAATATLIALATGAPAAYALARLKIPGEKFLVAIVLIVTLFPYVLLFLGLFEVVKTLNLGNNYLALIIPYAGKNLPLTILVLRTFFQQLPKDLEDSAKVDGYNTVQMLVRIVLPMTVPALVTTGILAFIFAWNEFIFALTFVTEESMKTIPVATAQIGGSSIFEIPYGPIAAATVAGTLPLVLLVLFFQRRIVQGLTAGAVKG, encoded by the coding sequence ATGACGATCGCGCAAAAACAAGAAGCAACAATCACCACGAACACTCCACCCAAGCCTAAACTTCCCAAGCGAAAAATTGCCCTTTTGATCGGCATTCTCTTTGTCGCTGTCTTTTGTCTCGCCCCCGCGTTATGGCAAGTTTTAACGTCCTTTAAAATTAATGACGCGATCGCGACCGTACCCAATGTTTATCTCCCCAGTTTCGATCAGTTAACCTTAGACCATTACCTTAATCTATTTAATCGTCGTCCCTTTTTACTCTATATTTTCAATAGTTTATTTGTTGCAGCAACCGCCACTTTAATCGCGTTAGCGACGGGCGCACCTGCTGCTTATGCCCTAGCCAGATTAAAGATTCCTGGGGAAAAATTTCTCGTTGCCATTGTTTTAATTGTTACGCTATTTCCCTATGTCTTACTCTTTTTAGGTCTCTTTGAAGTCGTAAAAACACTCAATTTAGGCAATAACTATCTCGCTTTAATTATTCCTTATGCAGGTAAGAACTTACCCTTGACCATTTTGGTGTTAAGAACCTTCTTTCAACAGTTACCCAAAGACTTAGAAGATTCCGCCAAAGTCGATGGTTATAACACGGTGCAAATGTTAGTGAGAATTGTCTTACCGATGACCGTTCCTGCATTAGTGACAACTGGAATTCTTGCCTTTATTTTCGCTTGGAATGAGTTTATTTTCGCCTTAACCTTTGTGACAGAAGAAAGTATGAAAACCATCCCTGTTGCCACAGCACAAATTGGCGGTTCATCGATTTTTGAAATTCCCTATGGTCCCATTGCAGCAGCAACGGTAGCAGGAACCCTTCCCCTTGTTCTCTTAGTCTTATTCTTCCAACGTCGCATTGTACAAGGACTTACGGCGGGTGCAGTTAAAGGGTAA
- a CDS encoding L-threonylcarbamoyladenylate synthase, which yields MATVYSIHPETPQQRTLETVAQALKDGAVMLYPTDTVYAIGCDMNVKSAVEKVRFLKRMSNDKPLTFLCSSLSNIADYARVDDDAYRLMKRLIPGTYTFLLPATKLVPKLVMNPKRKTSGIRVPDHIVCQSLLQTLGNPIISTSAYLPDDTGELPTLGYEKARLFDTMDKLVDLILDDGSEVRTDVSTIIDLTGDEPEIIREGLGIEEAETWLFDTLGVKSRL from the coding sequence ATGGCTACTGTTTATTCGATTCATCCCGAAACGCCTCAACAGCGTACTCTAGAAACGGTTGCTCAAGCGTTAAAAGACGGGGCGGTGATGTTATATCCCACAGATACAGTTTACGCGATCGGATGCGACATGAATGTCAAGTCGGCGGTGGAGAAAGTCCGATTTTTGAAACGAATGAGTAATGACAAACCCCTCACCTTTCTCTGTTCATCATTATCTAATATTGCTGATTATGCCCGTGTGGATGATGATGCTTATCGGTTGATGAAACGGCTTATTCCAGGAACTTATACCTTTCTCCTTCCAGCGACAAAATTAGTTCCGAAACTGGTGATGAATCCAAAACGGAAAACCAGTGGGATTCGCGTTCCCGATCATATCGTTTGCCAATCGCTTTTACAAACTCTCGGAAACCCGATTATTTCCACGTCTGCTTATCTCCCCGATGATACGGGAGAGTTACCCACCCTTGGCTATGAAAAAGCCCGTTTATTCGATACCATGGACAAACTGGTCGATCTTATTCTCGATGATGGATCAGAGGTGAGAACAGATGTCTCGACCATTATTGATCTCACTGGGGATGAACCAGAAATTATTCGGGAAGGCTTAGGAATCGAGGAAGCAGAAACTTGGTTGTTTGACACTCTCGGCGTTAAATCAAGATTATAG
- a CDS encoding ABC transporter substrate-binding protein has protein sequence MNDRAVFQWSRQWKQLLQFVSLFGLCVVLIIGCNNQQQTSTPDASSSNADRVRIGTTLKPRTLDPADSYELAGLGLIYNLSDRLYTYQLGTTDLEPQLATELPEISEDGLTYTIPLREGVTFHDGTVFNAEAMQFSLQRFIENGGKPSFLLADLIETVEATAEYELTISLKQPFAAFPSLLAFPGACAVSPEAYQIGAGEFLPNTFVGTGRYQLTEFTSDTVRLDPYADYWGNQPANEGVDMQIYASNPANLFNAFRTGGVDVAYQSFDPNQIKSLREAASEGQWQAIASSGTAVNYLMLNTQAEAVENVEVRRAIAQMMDRTLLNERVLQGQSEPIYSLIPTSFAAYEPSFQTEYGSADFAAAKQKLQDLGYSETNPVTLEIWHPSGSTIRSLVASTLSAIAQQELDGVLNIQPRTVESASFFSNISKGIYPAALIDWYPDFLDADNYIHPFLSCTEGSQDNGCQQGGANTQGSFYYNEQMNELIDQQRRSRDPEERKEIFAEIQTLLAEDVPYVPLWQTIDYAFAQNNIQGVTINPSQNFPYWTIEK, from the coding sequence ATGAACGATCGCGCTGTATTTCAATGGTCTCGACAGTGGAAACAACTGCTTCAGTTTGTCAGTTTGTTTGGTTTGTGTGTGGTCCTCATTATCGGTTGCAATAACCAACAACAGACCTCAACCCCTGATGCGTCTTCTAGCAATGCCGATCGCGTTAGAATTGGCACGACCCTGAAACCACGCACCCTCGATCCTGCTGACAGCTATGAACTTGCAGGGTTAGGACTAATTTATAATCTCAGCGATCGCCTTTATACTTATCAATTGGGAACAACCGATTTAGAACCGCAATTGGCAACTGAACTGCCTGAAATCAGTGAAGATGGGCTAACTTATACCATTCCCTTGCGCGAAGGGGTGACATTTCATGATGGGACTGTTTTTAATGCAGAGGCGATGCAGTTTTCCCTCCAACGATTTATTGAAAATGGCGGGAAACCATCTTTTTTATTGGCAGATCTCATTGAAACTGTTGAAGCAACGGCGGAGTATGAACTCACCATTAGCCTAAAACAACCTTTTGCTGCTTTTCCGTCATTATTAGCTTTTCCAGGGGCTTGTGCGGTTTCTCCAGAAGCGTATCAAATTGGCGCAGGAGAATTTTTACCGAATACTTTTGTGGGAACAGGACGCTATCAACTCACTGAGTTTACCAGCGATACAGTCCGCCTTGATCCCTATGCCGACTATTGGGGAAACCAACCCGCAAATGAAGGCGTGGATATGCAGATTTATGCCAGTAACCCCGCCAACTTGTTTAATGCGTTTCGCACAGGTGGCGTTGATGTGGCGTATCAATCTTTTGATCCCAATCAGATTAAGAGTTTGAGAGAAGCAGCGAGTGAGGGACAATGGCAAGCAATAGCCTCTTCAGGAACCGCCGTCAACTATTTAATGTTGAATACTCAAGCCGAAGCCGTCGAAAATGTGGAAGTGCGACGCGCGATCGCGCAGATGATGGATCGAACTTTGCTCAATGAACGGGTGTTACAAGGACAATCTGAACCCATTTACAGTCTAATTCCCACCTCTTTTGCAGCTTATGAACCGAGTTTTCAAACTGAATATGGAAGTGCCGATTTTGCAGCAGCGAAACAGAAACTGCAAGATTTAGGTTACTCTGAAACTAATCCTGTGACCCTAGAAATTTGGCATCCCTCGGGGTCAACGATTCGGTCTTTAGTGGCAAGTACCCTCAGCGCGATCGCGCAACAAGAATTAGATGGAGTTCTTAACATTCAACCGCGAACCGTTGAATCAGCCTCCTTTTTTAGTAATATCAGCAAAGGGATTTACCCTGCAGCTTTAATTGACTGGTATCCCGATTTTTTAGATGCAGATAACTATATTCATCCCTTCTTATCTTGCACCGAAGGCAGTCAAGACAACGGGTGTCAGCAGGGAGGCGCAAACACCCAAGGCTCATTTTATTACAATGAGCAGATGAATGAACTAATTGATCAACAGCGGCGATCGCGCGATCCAGAAGAACGGAAAGAAATCTTCGCCGAAATCCAAACCCTTTTAGCCGAAGATGTCCCTTATGTTCCTCTTTGGCAAACCATTGATTACGCCTTTGCCCAGAATAACATTCAAGGAGTCACCATTAATCCCAGTCAGAATTTTCCCTATTGGACAATCGAGAAGTGA
- the gmk gene encoding guanylate kinase, giving the protein MESGQLIVITGPSGVGKGTLVKLLLAHHPELTVSTSATTRPPRKGEVNGEDYFFLSRDEFETMIEKGEFLEWAEYTGNLYGTLRQAVEEELEQGKQVLLEIEVLGARKVHESFPEATRIFILPPSLDVLEERLKKRGKDSPSAIAQRLDYAKTELEAAEEFDYSLVNDDVDRVLVELEKIIFN; this is encoded by the coding sequence ATGGAAAGCGGTCAACTCATTGTTATCACTGGACCTAGCGGTGTCGGAAAGGGAACGTTAGTCAAATTACTCCTAGCCCATCATCCAGAACTCACGGTATCAACTTCGGCGACGACACGCCCTCCTCGTAAGGGAGAAGTGAATGGAGAAGATTATTTTTTTCTCTCCCGTGACGAGTTCGAGACGATGATTGAAAAGGGGGAGTTTTTGGAGTGGGCTGAATATACAGGAAACTTATATGGAACACTCCGTCAAGCTGTAGAAGAAGAACTGGAACAAGGGAAACAAGTGTTATTAGAAATTGAAGTCCTAGGAGCGAGGAAAGTTCACGAAAGTTTCCCTGAGGCAACTCGTATTTTTATTTTACCCCCTTCTCTAGACGTACTAGAAGAACGGTTGAAAAAGCGAGGAAAAGATAGTCCAAGCGCGATCGCGCAACGCTTGGATTATGCTAAAACCGAACTGGAAGCAGCAGAGGAATTTGATTATTCCCTTGTCAATGATGATGTTGATCGCGTCTTGGTTGAACTGGAAAAAATCATTTTTAATTAG
- a CDS encoding methyltransferase domain-containing protein, protein MQSTLTPHFWENRYQEGTDRWDLGQAAPPFLHFLQSETAPPAGKTLVLGCGRGYDALLFAEAGHDVIGVDFAPSAIAQARELAKQAELPVEFLQKDIFHLPEDYQNHFDYVIEHTCFCALPLEKRTAYINLVHSLLKPTGELIAIFFTHQRSGGPPHGIQPPEIKDLFGSKFEIMQLNPVKQSVPSRQGEEHFGRLRPII, encoded by the coding sequence ATGCAAAGTACATTAACCCCCCATTTTTGGGAAAATCGCTATCAAGAAGGAACGGATCGCTGGGATTTAGGTCAAGCAGCACCGCCGTTTCTGCACTTTCTGCAATCAGAAACTGCACCACCTGCGGGAAAAACTCTTGTTTTAGGCTGTGGTCGGGGGTATGATGCGCTGTTGTTTGCAGAAGCTGGGCATGATGTTATTGGGGTTGATTTTGCCCCTTCCGCGATCGCGCAAGCAAGGGAACTGGCGAAACAGGCTGAACTTCCCGTTGAATTTTTGCAAAAAGATATTTTCCATCTTCCAGAAGACTATCAAAATCATTTTGATTACGTCATCGAACACACCTGTTTTTGCGCCCTCCCTCTGGAAAAACGAACCGCTTATATTAATCTGGTGCATTCTTTACTCAAACCCACAGGGGAATTAATCGCGATTTTCTTTACCCATCAACGGTCTGGAGGCCCCCCACACGGTATTCAACCCCCAGAAATTAAAGACTTATTTGGGTCTAAATTTGAAATCATGCAGTTGAATCCAGTCAAACAGTCTGTTCCCTCTCGACAGGGAGAAGAACATTTCGGCAGATTACGCCCGATCATTTAA
- a CDS encoding fused MFS/spermidine synthase, translating to MAGSELKADFWITEYITPWDIYVHGITETLAYQKTAFQEMYIVKSGAYGKGLVLDGKWQSSTVDEYLYHEALVHPAMIAQGNPKKVLVLGGGEGATIREVLRWKTVEKVKMVDIDGEVVAACKQHLPEMHAGAFDDPRTELVIGDALAVLDNSEEEWDVVISDLSDPIEEGPSFKLFTKEFFEKINRILAPNGKFVLQAGPVADPYIATHARLVNTLKTVFEHNASYTTFVPTYGEPWSFTLSSHTPLETRPEPEAIDQLLEDQTTGDLGLIDGITVLGLFQTPAYIRRAIAQYQEIFTLSEPPKFFGKGVSSDQ from the coding sequence ATGGCTGGTAGCGAATTAAAAGCAGATTTTTGGATTACCGAATATATTACCCCTTGGGATATTTACGTTCATGGCATTACAGAAACCTTGGCGTACCAAAAAACAGCGTTTCAAGAAATGTATATTGTGAAATCAGGGGCGTATGGTAAGGGGTTAGTCCTCGATGGTAAATGGCAATCTTCTACGGTGGATGAATATCTGTATCATGAGGCGTTAGTGCATCCCGCGATGATCGCGCAGGGAAATCCCAAAAAAGTCCTTGTTTTAGGCGGAGGAGAGGGAGCAACCATTCGTGAAGTCTTACGTTGGAAAACTGTAGAAAAAGTGAAAATGGTGGATATTGATGGGGAAGTGGTTGCTGCTTGTAAACAACATTTACCCGAGATGCACGCTGGCGCATTTGATGATCCCCGCACTGAGTTAGTCATTGGGGATGCGTTGGCTGTTTTAGACAATAGTGAGGAAGAATGGGATGTGGTGATTAGTGATCTCTCTGATCCCATTGAAGAAGGTCCTTCGTTTAAACTGTTTACCAAAGAATTTTTTGAGAAGATCAATCGGATTTTAGCCCCCAATGGCAAGTTTGTCTTACAAGCTGGACCCGTTGCTGATCCCTATATTGCTACTCATGCGCGGTTAGTGAATACCCTCAAAACTGTTTTTGAGCATAATGCGTCTTATACGACGTTTGTTCCCACCTATGGTGAACCTTGGAGTTTCACCTTATCTTCTCATACTCCCCTTGAGACCCGACCTGAACCAGAAGCGATTGACCAATTGTTAGAAGATCAAACTACTGGTGACTTAGGTTTAATTGATGGGATTACGGTTTTAGGCTTATTCCAAACCCCAGCCTACATTCGTCGCGCGATCGCGCAATATCAAGAAATTTTTACCCTTTCCGAACCGCCTAAATTCTTCGGAAAAGGGGTTAGCAGTGACCAGTGA
- a CDS encoding RNA-guided endonuclease TnpB family protein → MRQVQKHLIKKTHRQFAEIDRTAFASKNLFNSAVYICRQAFFNGTPIPSFNQLYHLLKTGKDYQALPTKVAQLVIKQVVRCFKSYFEAIKAYEKNSDNFFSRPKLPSYKDKTKGRNVLTYNSQAFSKKWLRQGFISPSGLSLKVPTNLKQIEEVRIIPKNNCYVLEAIYTVQEAQLLPQEKVAGVDIGLNNLATVGSSDPDFKPFIVDGKALKSCNQFYNKKKAKLQSQLPSNQFTSKKLEGLTLKRNNKVDYYLHTASRLIINQLLERGVGHLVIGKNENWKQNIEIGKRNNQNFTQIPHARFIDQLTYKAELVGIKVTLTEESYTSRCSFPDLEPIKKHTNYKGRRVKRGLFNSSSGQKINADLNGCLNILRKVVGDSIFDGKPIERLVVSPVRFQPYKA, encoded by the coding sequence ATGAGACAAGTTCAAAAGCATCTAATCAAGAAAACTCATAGGCAATTTGCTGAGATTGATCGGACAGCGTTTGCTTCTAAGAACTTATTCAATTCTGCTGTTTATATCTGCCGTCAGGCTTTCTTTAATGGAACACCAATTCCTAGCTTTAACCAGCTTTATCACTTATTAAAGACTGGAAAGGACTATCAAGCCTTACCAACTAAAGTCGCTCAGTTAGTAATTAAACAGGTGGTTAGATGTTTTAAGTCTTACTTTGAGGCAATTAAAGCATATGAGAAAAACTCCGATAATTTTTTCTCCAGACCTAAACTTCCTAGCTATAAGGATAAAACTAAAGGTAGGAATGTTCTAACCTATAATAGTCAGGCTTTTTCTAAAAAGTGGTTACGCCAAGGTTTCATTAGCCCCTCTGGGCTGTCCCTAAAAGTACCAACCAACCTAAAACAAATAGAAGAAGTAAGGATTATTCCTAAGAACAATTGTTATGTTTTAGAGGCTATTTATACGGTTCAAGAAGCACAACTACTACCTCAAGAAAAAGTAGCTGGGGTTGATATAGGTTTGAATAATTTAGCAACGGTTGGAAGCAGTGATCCTGATTTTAAGCCTTTTATTGTTGATGGGAAAGCCTTAAAATCTTGCAATCAGTTTTACAACAAAAAGAAAGCAAAACTACAATCTCAGCTACCCTCTAATCAGTTTACTTCTAAAAAACTAGAAGGATTAACACTAAAACGCAACAATAAAGTGGATTATTACCTCCACACAGCTAGTAGATTAATTATTAATCAACTTTTAGAGCGCGGTGTTGGTCATCTAGTGATTGGAAAGAATGAAAACTGGAAACAAAATATAGAAATAGGAAAGCGTAATAATCAAAACTTCACTCAAATTCCTCATGCTCGTTTTATAGATCAATTAACATATAAAGCAGAGTTAGTGGGGATTAAAGTAACTTTGACCGAAGAAAGTTACACTTCAAGGTGTAGTTTCCCAGACCTAGAACCAATTAAAAAGCACACTAATTACAAGGGACGTAGAGTTAAAAGAGGTCTGTTTAACTCTTCTTCTGGTCAAAAAATCAATGCAGATCTAAATGGCTGTCTCAACATCCTAAGAAAAGTAGTTGGTGACTCTATCTTTGATGGAAAACCAATAGAGAGGCTTGTAGTTAGCCCAGTAAGGTTCCAGCCTTACAAAGCCTGA
- a CDS encoding GDYXXLXY domain-containing protein, with amino-acid sequence MNKPSLTHFLLPLSFQLALICAIPAQAVYTHLTGQTVILQTVPVDPYDLLRGYSQTLRYEISPLARVQDLPGWETVVRQTHRLDETLPPDGTTVYVILQAPETDNQTSPPPPWRAIAIRHQPPVDLPDNQVAIQGELNDNWVNYGLEQYYFPEAQRDKINNRINQFQNNPERPFVVEVKVDEGGNAVPISLWLGEEKYRF; translated from the coding sequence ATGAATAAACCTTCCTTGACTCATTTCTTGCTTCCCCTTAGCTTTCAACTTGCGCTGATTTGTGCTATCCCTGCGCAAGCCGTTTATACCCATCTCACTGGTCAAACCGTTATTTTACAGACCGTTCCTGTTGATCCTTACGATTTACTGAGAGGATATTCTCAAACCCTACGCTATGAAATCTCTCCTTTAGCAAGGGTTCAAGACCTTCCTGGTTGGGAAACTGTTGTTCGCCAAACCCATCGCCTCGATGAAACCCTACCGCCCGATGGAACGACAGTCTATGTGATTTTACAAGCACCAGAAACAGACAATCAGACCTCTCCTCCCCCCCCATGGCGCGCGATCGCGATTCGTCATCAACCCCCTGTTGACCTACCTGACAATCAAGTCGCAATTCAAGGGGAGTTAAATGATAATTGGGTCAATTACGGCTTGGAACAGTACTATTTTCCAGAAGCCCAGCGAGACAAAATTAACAATCGGATTAACCAATTCCAGAATAATCCCGAACGTCCCTTTGTCGTAGAAGTGAAAGTTGATGAAGGGGGAAATGCAGTTCCGATTAGTTTGTGGTTAGGGGAGGAAAAATACCGCTTTTGA
- a CDS encoding 2Fe-2S iron-sulfur cluster-binding protein, which produces MANTYTVEIRHRGQTHTITVPEDKTILETAHQEGIDLPSSCTAGVCTTCAGLILEGEVDQTDGMGVSPELQEKGYALLCVAYPRSDLKIESEKEDEVYTQQFQQP; this is translated from the coding sequence ATGGCAAATACCTACACTGTCGAAATTCGTCACCGAGGTCAGACTCATACCATTACCGTTCCCGAAGACAAAACCATACTCGAAACCGCCCATCAAGAAGGGATTGATCTCCCCAGTTCTTGTACGGCTGGAGTATGTACAACTTGCGCTGGACTCATTTTAGAAGGAGAAGTGGATCAAACCGATGGCATGGGGGTATCCCCAGAGTTACAAGAAAAAGGCTATGCTTTGCTGTGTGTAGCTTATCCGCGCTCTGACTTAAAAATTGAGTCAGAAAAAGAAGATGAAGTCTATACGCAACAATTTCAACAACCTTAA
- a CDS encoding sodium:proton antiporter, with protein MTIETFAIIAFFILGFGLISGYLEKTVITPPMVFVTFGLLLSTQGLGMINLNPDSEGIRLIAELTLILVLFTDASRINLQRLEREFTLPLRLLGIALPVIIALGTLLGYLIFPEQFTLWEAAILATILAPTDAALGQAVVNSRQVPVCIRQAINVESGLNDGICLPILFIFFSLAGMDEKGEGLGFWVLFTTEQLLLGPFIGVAIGYIGGWLVTESVDRKLINHAFENLSVIGISVLAYASAELVGGNGLIAAFCAGLTVGNTATPICQCLYDFGEAEGQLLILIIFLLFGATMVFPTVDDLNWQIIIYAVTSLTIIRLLGVAVSVIGLRLQWTTTLFLGWFGPRGVASVLYGLLLLEQQAIVERELIFSTMVTTVLCSVFAHGLTAFPGAHWYGMQMEQASDDLPEMKIVHDFPVRLPWLDMRRH; from the coding sequence ATGACCATTGAAACCTTTGCGATTATTGCCTTTTTTATTCTTGGGTTTGGGCTGATTTCGGGCTATCTGGAAAAAACAGTCATCACCCCGCCCATGGTCTTCGTCACCTTTGGTTTGCTTCTCAGTACCCAAGGTTTAGGAATGATTAATCTTAATCCTGATAGTGAAGGAATTCGCCTGATTGCCGAACTAACACTGATTTTAGTCTTATTCACCGATGCTTCTCGGATCAACCTACAACGTTTAGAGCGAGAATTTACACTTCCTTTAAGGCTTTTGGGGATTGCTCTTCCCGTTATTATTGCTTTAGGAACACTGTTAGGTTATCTCATTTTTCCAGAGCAATTCACTCTTTGGGAAGCAGCAATTTTAGCCACTATTCTTGCGCCGACAGATGCAGCTTTGGGTCAAGCCGTGGTGAATAGTCGTCAAGTTCCCGTTTGTATTCGCCAAGCAATTAATGTTGAAAGTGGCTTAAATGATGGGATTTGTTTACCGATTCTTTTTATTTTCTTCTCTCTGGCGGGAATGGATGAAAAAGGAGAAGGTTTAGGCTTTTGGGTCTTGTTTACAACCGAACAGCTTCTGTTAGGGCCGTTTATTGGCGTTGCAATTGGTTATATTGGCGGTTGGCTAGTGACAGAAAGTGTTGATCGCAAACTGATTAACCATGCTTTTGAGAATCTTTCAGTCATTGGTATCTCAGTATTAGCCTACGCCAGTGCTGAACTTGTGGGAGGAAATGGTCTGATTGCTGCATTTTGTGCAGGGTTAACCGTAGGTAATACAGCAACCCCAATTTGTCAATGTCTCTATGACTTTGGGGAAGCAGAAGGACAATTATTGATCCTGATTATTTTCTTACTGTTTGGCGCAACTATGGTCTTCCCCACTGTGGATGACTTAAACTGGCAAATCATAATCTATGCTGTAACCAGTCTCACGATCATCCGTTTACTAGGAGTTGCAGTTAGTGTCATTGGTTTAAGATTGCAATGGACAACAACCCTCTTTCTCGGTTGGTTTGGACCGAGAGGGGTTGCTTCTGTTTTATATGGCTTACTCCTCCTCGAACAACAAGCAATTGTTGAACGCGAGTTGATTTTTTCGACTATGGTAACTACAGTATTGTGTAGTGTATTTGCTCACGGGTTAACTGCATTTCCTGGGGCGCATTGGTATGGGATGCAGATGGAACAAGCCAGTGACGATCTGCCAGAAATGAAGATTGTTCACGATTTCCCCGTTCGTTTACCGTGGCTAGATATGCGTCGCCATTAG
- a CDS encoding ABC transporter ATP-binding protein produces the protein MAQLQLKNLRKEYNSKTVPIKDLSVDVEDGEFLTFVGPSGCGKSTTLRLIAGLEEPTQGQILINGNNMNTVPPGERNVAMVFQSYALYPHMTIAENIASPLKIRKTPSGEIQQRIDQVVQKLDLEQSLLDRKPGQLSGGQRQRVAVARALVRDPEVFLLDEPLSNLDALLREQVRAELKQIFKSQNKPVVYVTHDQTEAMTLSTRIALLYDGVLQQLDTPYQIYNYPANSFVAGFMGSPQMNLITLNCKGQQAMLGNFGINLPGLSEIPSQIMLGIRPEDVRLAREGDQQTVKGQVILVEDLGKEQLLTVEVEGVRDKQLRSLIPVDQNWEREEVELALPEHSLHWFDVESGDRVG, from the coding sequence ATGGCACAACTACAACTGAAAAATCTTCGTAAAGAATACAACTCAAAAACAGTTCCCATTAAAGACTTATCCGTTGATGTAGAGGATGGGGAATTTCTTACTTTTGTTGGTCCCTCTGGCTGTGGAAAATCGACAACCCTACGCTTAATTGCTGGTTTAGAAGAACCCACTCAAGGGCAAATTCTGATTAATGGCAATAATATGAATACTGTCCCTCCGGGTGAACGGAATGTGGCGATGGTATTTCAAAGTTATGCCCTCTATCCTCACATGACCATTGCGGAAAATATTGCTTCTCCCCTGAAAATTCGGAAAACTCCTAGCGGAGAAATTCAACAGCGCATTGATCAGGTGGTGCAAAAATTAGATTTAGAACAGTCTTTGTTAGACCGTAAACCTGGACAACTCTCAGGAGGACAACGCCAACGGGTTGCTGTGGCGAGGGCGTTAGTCAGAGATCCAGAAGTCTTTTTATTGGATGAACCGTTAAGTAACTTAGATGCGTTATTGCGGGAACAAGTTCGTGCGGAATTAAAACAGATTTTTAAGTCTCAGAATAAGCCTGTGGTTTACGTAACCCACGACCAAACTGAAGCAATGACCCTTTCTACTCGCATCGCCTTGCTTTATGATGGTGTACTGCAACAGTTAGACACCCCGTATCAGATTTATAATTATCCGGCAAATAGCTTTGTCGCTGGGTTTATGGGCAGTCCGCAAATGAATCTGATTACTCTCAACTGTAAAGGACAACAAGCCATGTTGGGAAACTTTGGGATTAATCTTCCGGGGTTATCTGAGATTCCTTCACAAATTATGCTTGGCATTCGTCCTGAGGATGTTCGTCTCGCTAGAGAGGGGGATCAGCAAACGGTGAAAGGACAAGTGATTTTAGTGGAAGATTTAGGAAAAGAACAACTGTTAACCGTAGAAGTGGAAGGGGTTAGAGACAAACAATTGCGGAGTCTGATTCCCGTGGATCAAAATTGGGAACGTGAGGAAGTCGAACTTGCCCTTCCAGAACATTCCCTCCATTGGTTTGATGTGGAAAGCGGCGATCGCGTGGGTTAA
- the remA gene encoding extracellular matrix/biofilm regulator RemA, translated as MDMQLINIGFGNIVCANRVVAIVSPESAPIKRIVTDARDRGQLVDATYGRRTRAVIITDSSHVILSAIQPETVAHRFVLSKDNQAASN; from the coding sequence ATGGATATGCAGCTTATTAATATTGGATTTGGAAATATTGTTTGTGCGAATCGGGTGGTAGCAATTGTTAGCCCAGAATCAGCCCCCATTAAACGAATTGTCACCGATGCCCGTGATAGAGGTCAGTTAGTTGATGCCACCTATGGTCGGCGCACCCGCGCGGTTATTATTACGGACTCCAGTCATGTTATTTTATCGGCTATTCAACCCGAAACGGTTGCACATCGCTTTGTTTTGAGTAAAGATAACCAAGCAGCAAGTAATTAA